The nucleotide sequence TGACAGATCGAACCTTGTTCAGTTTTTCAGCAATTACTTTAAAATTTTCAGTCTGTATGCCCTTCTTATTTAACGGTATTTGAATGAGCTTATCCGGGTCAACCAGTAAAGCCGCGGTTTGAGCTATGATCTTAAGTTTATCGCGCAAATCATTAAACTGGCTATTTAAAGTGTATTTATAGATTAGGAAATTACTGAGGGTTCCAGAAAGAAGCATACAAAAAATAAAGGCCAAAGTAACCTTTACTTGAAAACCACGCAGTGGCTTAAAGGTAATCCGTTTCATACTTAAATATTATACCAAAGTTAGATCGTTTTGATAGGGATAAAAGATATGCTTTCGGCGAGAATTAAAACATTTCGATAACCAAAGTAAATTTATCTACCAGTTCAGGATCAAATTGAGTCCCAGAACATCTTCTTATTTCTGCAACAGCTTCTTCTTTGCTCACGCCTAGGTGATAAGGACGAACATTAGTCATAGCATCATAGGAATCTAAGATAGTAAGTATTCTGCACTCTAAGGGTATTTGTTCCCCTTTTAATCCAGTCAAATAACCCTTACCATTCCACCACTCATGATGGTAAAGAATCAAATTTGCAATATGCGATAATTCTTTAGAACGGCTAGCTATGATATGGCCGATCTTTACATGTTCCTTCATTTTTTCATATTCTTTTTCCGATAGTCTTTTTGGTTTAAATAAGATTTTATCCGGTATTCCTACCTTACCTAAATCATGCATTTTAGCTAAAAGATCAAGGTTTCTTTTCTCATTGTCAGAAAGAGCTATAGCATCGGCCATTTTATCGGCCAAGACTGAAAGTCTCTCTAGGTGACCCTGAGATATAAAGTCTCTTTCCGATAAAGCAGCTACTAGCATCTCGATAACCTTATTTTCAGGAATTTCAGGCTTAGCTGAGCGATCCTCATACATATTATCGTCGGCTCGCTGATAAACATCATAAACGGTTTCTTTTCCGGTATCTTGAGCGGTGGCCACACCAATTGAGATATGCATCGGGACTACTGGTTTCTTACTATTATAAATATTGATTAACTTTTTTATTTTATCTCGTTTAACTAAGGCTTCCTTATAATCAACCTGTGGCAATATAATACAAAACTCATCACCACCAACTCGAGCAATCAAATCCATCTTTCTAAAAGGAGTAGTTATGACCTTGGTTGCTGCGACTAATAACTTATCACCACTTTTATGGCCAAAGGTATCATTAACTAGTTTCAGCCGATCGATATCCAAAGATAAAATACTTAAAGGTAATGAACGGGAAAAATCTTTGCTTAAACGAGCCATCTCCTCAGCAAAAAAGGCACGATTATAAATACCGGTGAGCGGATCATAGGAATTAACGTATTTAAGATGCTGCTCGCTTTGTTTTAATAACCTCTCGGCCCTTACGCGTTTTGTGATATCGCGGATATTGCACTGAATAATTTTCTTACTTCCAACCAAATAAAGACTACTAATTAGTTCAACCTCTACCTTTTCACCATTTTTTTTCTCAAGAGTCAAATTATCATAGCGTAGGCTTTTTTCACTCCTTAGTTTTTTAAAAGCTTGCCAAGCAGTGTCATTGTTCTTTGCAAACCCAAGATTGCAAAACTCATTACCAATAATTTCCGATTCTGAGTAACCCAACATATTGACTAAGGCTGGATTAACGGCAATTATTTTTTTCGACAAGACATCAATGATCATCATACCATCGCAAGCAGTTTCAAAAAGACGACGATAGCGAGATTCCGAAGATTGTAGGGCCCTCTCTGCTTTCTTTCGCTCAGTAATATCACTATGTACCTCAACTGCAATTCTACCACATTCCGAATGATCAATCAGTGAAGACTTTACATAACACCAAATACGAGCCCCATCCTTCTTTATGTTTTCGACCTCCCCTTTCCATTCGCCTTCCTTTTTTAAAATAAGTGCAATTTTATCCTTAATTTCCTTAGGGGTTCTATTGCCTGGAGCATTAATTACCGAGATGTCCTTGCCAATCAGCTCCCCGGATTTATAACCAAACATTTTTTCAAATTTAGAATTTGCAGAAATAATCTTGGCATCACGCAAACAAACTAAAACAACCCCTTCGGCTAGATTTTTCATTACTTCATTGTTAATGACCAACTCATTTTGGATTTTTTGTTTTTCGGTAACATC is from Candidatus Omnitrophota bacterium and encodes:
- a CDS encoding PAS domain S-box protein, whose product is MLKKSLIDNTRVAILWAEAESGLIIECNKAAENLFARKRKELIGMHQSSIHPPEKSQEYVKMFKRLIKQNGEIIREAEIITKTGEVKPVLITTLLTFSGGKPVVQGIFQDATKNQELIHSLNESESRFKTMFEVSGIGIALVEPNGTFLKVNKSLCSILGYSKKELLSSNFQEITHPEDIGIEIDYVEKMLKGSLPYYCIEKRYVRKDGEVIWILLTASLVCGVDGRPLYFVFQVQDIDEQRKALKDIKGEKARIQEYLKIANVIIIVIDSDQKVSLINKKGCEILGYSEQEIIGKNWFDNFIPEDERAKVKEVYSQLISGELAPVEYFENNVLTASGEKRIIGWHNSFLRDNDGKIISTLGSGEDVTEKQKIQNELVINNEVMKNLAEGVVLVCLRDAKIISANSKFEKMFGYKSGELIGKDISVINAPGNRTPKEIKDKIALILKKEGEWKGEVENIKKDGARIWCYVKSSLIDHSECGRIAVEVHSDITERKKAERALQSSESRYRRLFETACDGMMIIDVLSKKIIAVNPALVNMLGYSESEIIGNEFCNLGFAKNNDTAWQAFKKLRSEKSLRYDNLTLEKKNGEKVEVELISSLYLVGSKKIIQCNIRDITKRVRAERLLKQSEQHLKYVNSYDPLTGIYNRAFFAEEMARLSKDFSRSLPLSILSLDIDRLKLVNDTFGHKSGDKLLVAATKVITTPFRKMDLIARVGGDEFCIILPQVDYKEALVKRDKIKKLINIYNSKKPVVPMHISIGVATAQDTGKETVYDVYQRADDNMYEDRSAKPEIPENKVIEMLVAALSERDFISQGHLERLSVLADKMADAIALSDNEKRNLDLLAKMHDLGKVGIPDKILFKPKRLSEKEYEKMKEHVKIGHIIASRSKELSHIANLILYHHEWWNGKGYLTGLKGEQIPLECRILTILDSYDAMTNVRPYHLGVSKEEAVAEIRRCSGTQFDPELVDKFTLVIEMF